The DNA sequence ATCTACCCGGCCAGAGAAACTCCTATCGAAGGAATAACTTCGGAATGGTTGGCAGATAAAATACAACTTGACGACAAGGAAGTATGCTCGATTGATAATGTTTTAAAAAGTATTAAGACAAAAGATTTTGATGTGCTCTTAACCATAGGAGCCGGTAATATTGATACCTTATATGATCCCATTATAAATTGGCTTAATGAAATTAAAATATAGATTAATTAAAATTTTTTTATTACTAATAGTACTAGGATTTTTGATGAACTTTGCAGTTCGAAGACATAATGATAAAAGTATAGATAACGTCAGTATTCTAATTGATAATTCTGATTATATACATTTTATCACCAATGCCATGGTTTATGACATTGTCAATCGATCATCAAAAAATGAAAAGAAAGCAAGTAAAATAAAAGATATTGATATTTCAAAAACCGAAGAAAATTTGGATACCATACCGTTTATTTCAAACAGTAATGTTTATATAGACTTAAATGGTTCCCTAAATATACATGTGAGTCAAAAAATTCCAATTGTTCGAATTAAGACTCCTAATGATGAATTTTATTTGGATCAAAACGGTACGAAATTTCCTTTGTCCCAAAACTTTTCATTGCCTTGTTTACTTGTAAGTGGTGATATTAAAGCAGAGGAATATAAAAAATTAGTAAAATTATCTCAATTAATAAGTGAAGATAAGATATTAAAAAATCACATTATAAGCATTGATAAAGACAAAAAAAATAGTTATAATTTACTTTTAAATGTAGCCGGAGTATATATAGAATATGGTGATCTTAAAAACAATCATCAGAAACTTACAAATCTAAAAGAATTTTACAAACAATATCTAGATTATGTAGGTTTTGGCGTTTATAAGAAAATAAGTTTAAAATATGACAATCAAATAGTTGCAACAAAGAGATAAATATGGACAACAACAACAATATTGCAGTAGGTTTGGATATAGGCACAACAAAGATTGTTGCTATAGTTGGGCAAAGGAATGAACATGGAAAATTGGTTATTCTGGGAATGGGAAGAGCTAAAAGTTTAGGCGTTCATCGGGGTGTAGTAAATAATATTACTCAGACTATTGATTCAATAAAAAAAGCAATTTCTGAGGCTGAAAAAGCAGCAAATTACAAAATTACCGATGTTACTGTTGGAATTGCAGGACAACATATTAGAAGTCTTCAACACAGCGATTATATTTCCAGACCTAACTTTGAAGATGTTATTGACGATACGGATATTGAAAAGTTAAAAGAACAAGTACATAAACTAGTCATGCTTCCGGGAGAAGAAATTATACATGTTCTTCCTCAAGAATACAAGGTTGATTCTCAATCTGAAATTATTGAACCGAGAGGTTTCCACGGTAGCAGATTGGAAGCTAATTTTCATGTAGTAGTTGGTCAAATTTCTTTAATTAGAAATATTGCCAGATGTGTTAAAGAAGCTGGGTTAAATTTAGTAGGTATAACATTGGAACCCCTTGCCTCTTCGGATGCGGTTTTGAGTCAAGAAGAAAAAGAAGCCGGAGTTGCTTTGATCGATGTAGGAGGAGGTACAACCGATATTGCCGTTTTTAAAGATAATATTATTCGTCATACAGCGGTAATACCTTTCGGTGGAAATGTGATTACTGATGATATCAAATCAGGTTGTTCAATTATTGAAAGACAAGCAGAAATTTTAAAAGTTAAATATGGTTCTGCCTGGCCATCTGAAAATAAAGAGATTGAAGTTATCAGTATACCTGGATTGCACGGAAGAGAACCCAAAGAAATTACCGTTAAGAAATTATCTCAAATTATACATGCAAGGGTTGAAGAAATTATTTCCTTAGCTTATTTAGAATTAAAAAATTACGGATGTGAGGAGCAAAAGAAAAAGTTGATTGCAGGAATCGTAATGACGGGAGGAGGCTCTAAGTTAAAGCATTTAAGGCAATTAACAGAATATACCACAGGTATGGATGTTCGCATTGGTTATTGTAATGAACATTTAGCCGGAGGACAGCCTGAAGAATTAGCCAGTCCTGAATATGCTACTGCCATAGGATTATTAATGACAGGGCTCAATAATCTTGAACTAAAGAAAAATAAAATTCAACAGGAAACTAAAAATATAAAGAAACCTGAAGTTTCTTCAGATATTCCGACTGAAAATTCTAATACAACTACCCTAAATATTGAGCAAAAAACTTTGAAAGAAGAAAAGAAGAAAAGTAAAGAAAAGAAAAAATCTATATTCGCTTCTTTTCAAGAAAAATTTATTAAATATATTAACGATACAGAATAAACAGATAGAATACAATGGATAATACAGAGAACAATAAGCTATTTTTTGAGCTGCCCAAAAATAAAACTTCAGCCATCAAGGTAATTGGTGTCGGAGGTGGAGGAAATAATGCTGTTGGTTATATGTATGATCAAGGCATTACCGGTGTAGATTTTATAATTTGCAATACGGATGCACAGGCATTAATCAATAATCCTATCCCAAATAAAATTCAGTTGGGAAATACCATTACGGAAGGTTTAGGTGCCGGAGCTAATCCTGAAATCGGAGAACAGGCTGCTTTAGAGAGTATAGATGACATTAAAAATGCTTTAGGTGATCAAACTAAAATGGTTTTCATTACCGCAGGAATGGGAGGAGGAACCGGTACAGGAGCAGCGCCTATTATTTCGGGTATTGCAAAAGAAATGGGTATTCTAACTGTTGGTATTGTCACTATTCCTTTTTCTTTTGAAGGTAAATCGCGATTGGAACAAGCAGAAAAAGGTCTTGAAAAAATCAGGAAAAACGTTGACTCTTTAATTGTCGTAAAAAACGATAAGTTGAGAGAATTGTATGGAAACTTGGGTTATAAATCCGGATTCTCAAAATCCAATGAGGTGCTAAGCACAGCTGCTAAAGGAATTGCTGAAGTTATTACCAAAAATTACTCCATTAATATAGATTTACGTGATGCTAAAACCGTTCTGGCAGATAGCGGAACTGCCATCATGGGATCTGCTGTTTCTTCCGGACCTAACAAAGCCCAGGATGCTATCATGGCTGCCTTGGATTCTCCTTTGCTTAATGATAATAAAATTACGGGGGCTAAGAATGTATTATTGTTAATCGTATCCGGCGATGATGAGATAACAGTAGACGAAATAGGTATCATTAACGATTATATTCAATCTGAGGCCGGTAATAGTACAAATATTATTATGGGTATCGGTGAGGATGAAAGTTTAGGAGATAGTATCAGAGTAACTGTCATTGCAACCGGTTTTCCTGTAGACGATGAAAGAAACAGCGGTAAAGAAAAAGAGAAGATCGTACATACGTTAACTGATGATTTTCCAACTTCTAATCCCTTGAATTTAGGAAATGCAAAAGCTGCAAATTTCAATAGTCATAAAGATAATAGATCTGATGAACCACAAATAATTTCTTCAGTTAATAAAGGAAATTATGTTCAGGAAAAAAACGAAGAAAAAACGATTCAAAAAATAATAACTCTAGAAGATGAAGAAGAGGTAACCACTTTTGGAATCTCTAACAGAAAAGATCCGATTGTTCCCTCTTTTCCTATTGATGAGGAAATAAATATTATTAAAAAGGATGTATATCCTCCCCAAAATAATGAAACAACTTTATTTTCTAATACAGAAAATACATTTAAGGAAATCAAAGAAGATAAACTTCCCGAGCCTCCTGTAAACCAATCAACTATATTCACTTTAGATGAAGCTGAGGATTTTACTCAAAAAGTAAATTTTCAAACGGAAACCGAAGAATTTAGTTCTTATAATAACAAGTTTCAGCTTCCTGAAGAAAAAAAGGAAATTTTCACAGAAGATCAAACCGTTTCTGAAGATAAAAATTATTCTTCAGAATCCTTGAATGAGCTTATGGAGAAAAAAATCCAAGAAAGAAGAGAACGATTGAAAAAACTGAACAGCAAATTTCAAGGATTATCTAAACAAAATGTTGATGAAGTAGAAAAAGTTCCTGCTTATAAAAGACAAGGCATTAATTTAGATGAAAATATAGATTCTAATAAAAGTTCGGATATGTACTTTAACAAAAATTCTAATGAAGTTCAAATCCGACCGAATAATTTTTTCCATGATAATGTTGATTAGTCCCTAACTAAAACAAATAATTATGAGCTTAGAAACTAAAATAATGGAAGCGATGAAAGTCGCCATGAAAGATAAAGATAAAGTAGCATTGGAATCATTACGAGCTATTAAATCTCAATTATTATTACTTAAAACAGATGGTAAGACGGAAGATATTTCTCCGGACCAGGAAATTGCTTTATTACAAAGATTGGTTAAGCAAAGAAAAGAGGCTTATGAACAAT is a window from the Apibacter sp. B3706 genome containing:
- the ftsZ gene encoding cell division protein FtsZ, with translation MDNTENNKLFFELPKNKTSAIKVIGVGGGGNNAVGYMYDQGITGVDFIICNTDAQALINNPIPNKIQLGNTITEGLGAGANPEIGEQAALESIDDIKNALGDQTKMVFITAGMGGGTGTGAAPIISGIAKEMGILTVGIVTIPFSFEGKSRLEQAEKGLEKIRKNVDSLIVVKNDKLRELYGNLGYKSGFSKSNEVLSTAAKGIAEVITKNYSINIDLRDAKTVLADSGTAIMGSAVSSGPNKAQDAIMAALDSPLLNDNKITGAKNVLLLIVSGDDEITVDEIGIINDYIQSEAGNSTNIIMGIGEDESLGDSIRVTVIATGFPVDDERNSGKEKEKIVHTLTDDFPTSNPLNLGNAKAANFNSHKDNRSDEPQIISSVNKGNYVQEKNEEKTIQKIITLEDEEEVTTFGISNRKDPIVPSFPIDEEINIIKKDVYPPQNNETTLFSNTENTFKEIKEDKLPEPPVNQSTIFTLDEAEDFTQKVNFQTETEEFSSYNNKFQLPEEKKEIFTEDQTVSEDKNYSSESLNELMEKKIQERRERLKKLNSKFQGLSKQNVDEVEKVPAYKRQGINLDENIDSNKSSDMYFNKNSNEVQIRPNNFFHDNVD
- a CDS encoding cell division protein FtsQ/DivIB encodes the protein MKLKYRLIKIFLLLIVLGFLMNFAVRRHNDKSIDNVSILIDNSDYIHFITNAMVYDIVNRSSKNEKKASKIKDIDISKTEENLDTIPFISNSNVYIDLNGSLNIHVSQKIPIVRIKTPNDEFYLDQNGTKFPLSQNFSLPCLLVSGDIKAEEYKKLVKLSQLISEDKILKNHIISIDKDKKNSYNLLLNVAGVYIEYGDLKNNHQKLTNLKEFYKQYLDYVGFGVYKKISLKYDNQIVATKR
- the ftsA gene encoding cell division protein FtsA; its protein translation is MDNNNNIAVGLDIGTTKIVAIVGQRNEHGKLVILGMGRAKSLGVHRGVVNNITQTIDSIKKAISEAEKAANYKITDVTVGIAGQHIRSLQHSDYISRPNFEDVIDDTDIEKLKEQVHKLVMLPGEEIIHVLPQEYKVDSQSEIIEPRGFHGSRLEANFHVVVGQISLIRNIARCVKEAGLNLVGITLEPLASSDAVLSQEEKEAGVALIDVGGGTTDIAVFKDNIIRHTAVIPFGGNVITDDIKSGCSIIERQAEILKVKYGSAWPSENKEIEVISIPGLHGREPKEITVKKLSQIIHARVEEIISLAYLELKNYGCEEQKKKLIAGIVMTGGGSKLKHLRQLTEYTTGMDVRIGYCNEHLAGGQPEELASPEYATAIGLLMTGLNNLELKKNKIQQETKNIKKPEVSSDIPTENSNTTTLNIEQKTLKEEKKKSKEKKKSIFASFQEKFIKYINDTE